A portion of the Kwoniella newhampshirensis strain CBS 13917 chromosome 1, whole genome shotgun sequence genome contains these proteins:
- a CDS encoding fructose-bisphosphate aldolase 1, with protein sequence MSGALSVVPAGVLSGDDTRKLFQYAKDNKNVTSSSVVNAVLEAARDIKSPIILQVSQGGAAFFAGKGLANGNQEASIAGATAAAHFIRSIAPSYGVPVVLHSDHCAKKLLPWFDGMLDADEAYFKEHGVPLFSSHMLDLSEESKEDNIKECVHYFQRMAKMNQWLEMEIGITGGEEDGVDNTSVDNNSLYTQPEDIWDVYSALAAISPNFSIAAGFGNVHGVYKPGNVKLRPELLGKHQAYASEQLKGKEGDKPLYLVFHGGSGSTKDEIREAVVNGVVKMNVDTDTQWAYLSGVRDFVLKKKDYLMTQVGNPEGADKPNKKQYDPRVWVREGEKTLVERVKEACKDLGNENRN encoded by the exons ATGTCAGGTGCTCTCTCCGTTGTTCCC GCCGGCGTCCTCTCTGGTGACGACACCCGAAAACTCTTCCAATACGCCAAGGAcaacaag AACGTCACTTCCTCATCTGTTGTGAACGCCGTCCTCGAGGCCGCCCGTGACATCAAATCCCCCATCATCCTTCAGGTCTCCCAAGGTGGTGCCGCTTTCTTCGCCGGAAAGGGTCTCGCCAACGGCAACCAAGAGGCTTCCATCGCTGGTGCCACTGCTGCCGCCCATTTCATCAGAAGCATTGCTCCCAGCTACGGCGT CCCCGTCGTTCTCCACTCCGATCACTGCGCCAAGAAGCTTCTTCCTTGGTTCGATGGTATGCTCGATGCCGATGAGGCTTACTTCAAGGAGCACGGTGTCCCTCTTTTCTC CTCCCACATGCTCGACTTGTCTGAGGAGTCCAAGGAGGACAACATCAAGGAGTGTGTCCACTACTTCCAGCGAATGGCCAAGATGAACC AATGgctcgagatggagatcgGTATCACCGGtggtgaggaggacggTGTTGACAACACTTCTGTCGACAACAACTCTCTCTACACTCAACCCGAGGACATCTGGGACGTCTACTCCGCTCTTGCCGCTATCTCCCCCAACTTCTCTATTGCCGCCGGTTTCGGAAACGTCCACGGTGTCTACAAGCCCGGAAACGTCAAGCTCCGACCTGAGCTCTTGGGCAAGCATCAGGCGTATGCCTCTGAGCAGctcaagggcaaggagggCGACAAGCcttt GTACCTTGTCTTCCACGGTGGTTCCGGTTCTaccaaggacgagatcCGAGAGGCTGTTGTCAACGGTGTTGTCAAGATGAATGTTGACACTGACACTCAG TGGGCCTACCTTTCCGGTGTCCGAGACTTCGTgctcaagaagaaggactaCCTCATGACCCAGGTCGGTAACCCCGAGGGCGCCGACAAGCCCAACAAGAAGCAATACGACCCCCGAGTCTGGGTCCGAGAAGGTGAAAAGACCCTCGTCGAGCGTGTCAAGGAGGCATGCAAGGACTTGGGTAACGAGAACAGGAACTAG
- a CDS encoding tRNA (guanine-N(7)-)-methyltransferase produces MSKRSRDESGEMEAGPSSAVASPSPAPGGLSNGEVALLKVPQKRFYRQRAHANVFIDHELDYPKRPEEMDWATHYPQFFTSPSADETPTSLKQVEWADVGCGFGGLLMALAPMFPETLMLGMEIRMSVTKYVTDRIAATRQAQSLLPTDSSEHQPGGYQNVSVIRANSMKHMPNFFAKGQLSKMFFLFPDPHFKNRKHKARIITTGLIAEYAYVLRPGGILYTVTDVKDLHEWMAHHLRAHPLFTPIPNEELADDPILEAARTATEEGKKVERNKGDKWVACFRRKEDPED; encoded by the exons atgtcgaagagatcaagagACGAGTCaggggagatggaagcaggtccctcttccgctgtagcttccccttccccgGCACCTGGCGGGCTGTCAAATGGCGAAGTAGCTCTACTCAAAGTACCACAA AAACGATTTTATAGACAGAGAGCTCACGCCAACGTATTCATCGACCATGAGCTAGACTA CCCAAAACGACCTGAAGAGATGGACTGGGCAACCCACTATCCCCAATTCTTCACGTCACCTTCAGCAGACGAGACACCCACCAGTCTCAAGCAGGTCGAATGGGCCGATGTAGGATGTGGATTTGGAGGGTTGTTGATGGCTCTTGCACCAATGTTCCCCGAAACGCTGAtgttgg GAATGGAGATCCGAATGTCCGTCACTAAATATGTCACCGACAGAATCGCTGCGACTCGACAGGCCCAATCGTTATTACCAACCGACTCGTCCGAACATCAACCGGGAGGATATCAGAATGTCTCGGTGATCAGAGCGAACTCGATGAAGCATATGCCAAACTTTTTCGCGAAGggtcag CTCTCGAAgatgttcttcctcttccccgaTCCACACTTCAAGAACCGCAAACATAAGGCGAGGATCATCAC CACCGGCTTGATAGCTGAATACGCCTACGTCCTCCGTCCAGGCGGGATCTTGTACACCGTCACAGATGTCAAAG ATCTACACGAATGGATGGCCCATCATCTCCGCGCTCATCCTCTTTTTACACCTATACCCAACGAAGAGTTAGCCGACGATCCTATACTGGAGGCTGCTCGGACTGCgacggaagaagggaagaaggtcgaaaGGAACAAGGGGGATAAATGGGTCGCGTGCttcaggaggaaggaagatccAGAGGACTAG
- a CDS encoding protein transporter SEC24: MSQPLMLPQGWEARWDAQSSAYIYIDQSTGQSQWELPTNPSYPTSHPSASPPPNPASAPANAAPSRHGRRQYPTAQIQQMYGSAYEAQPQVGQPQPLTAPGYPDQGGAQQPQFFTPGLGGADAQQPAVYGSQQAPYGGAPQQPAYGQPPAYGQQPVEQISNQFQQMNMGQKGGAAYGADQKQLHQIQTVNLIGMQPDVSALDSPPPPYLLPPNAAVTSSPHIQPHPSYQRCTLTSMPTTQSLLNKSKLPLALVMAPHRSYRESDGDEPVPVVEDAVIARCRRCRAYINPFVTFIEGGNRWKCCMCGLSNEVPQLFDWDQREGKPADRWARKELNHGVVEYIAPTEYMVRPPQPPVYAFVIDVSQPAIQSGMVAVAARTILESLDNIPNADNRTKITIIAVSTSLHFFSLPAGATEATMLVVSDLSDVFLPKPVDLLVNLTESRPAIESLLGRLSDMFQDSHVVGNALGSGLQAAHQLISKIGGKIVCLTASLPTMGEGALKARDDPKLLGTSKESSLLNAGSSFYKTFAIECSKQQVAVDMFLFSTTYTDVATLSCLPRYTAGQTYLYPGFNASRSEDAIKFATEFGKVLAMPMGLEAVIRVRATRGIRMSAFHGNFFIRSTDLLALPVVPMDQNYVIELQLEDDIKGSFVVLQTAVLHTTCYGERRIRVVTQAMPTTDSIAELYASADQVAIATYLTNKGVERSMSHHLDDARNLITNRLGEMLSVYKNQVTSAAGASAQLAVPDNLKLLPLLCCGLVKHVGLREGSSIPPDLRSYAQCLLTTLPCQSLVPYIHPRFYSLHNMPAEAGNMGEHGVTLPPALNLTSERLERHGLFLIEDGQNIFLWVGHEAVPRLIQDVFDLPSYGELTGGKYTLPVLDNPFSQRVNNIVAKTREMRRGVYRPHLYVVKSDAEPALRSWALSLLIEDRMDHMSSYAQYLTTVKNKVGQGVLS; encoded by the exons ATGTCGCAACCTTTGATGCTGCCTCAGGGCTGGGAAGCTAGATG GGATGCCCAATCAAGCGCCTACATCTATATCG ATCAATCTACGGGTCAATCTCAATGGGAGCTGCCGACCAATCCTTCGTACCCAACATCTCATCCGTCAGCTTCACCACCTCCGAATCCCGCTTCTGCTCCAGCCAACgctgctccttctcgacatgGGCGTCGGCAATATCCCACCGCCCAAATCCAACAGATGTACGGATCAGCCTACGAAGCACAACCACAGGTTGGACAGCCACAACCGTTGACCGCTCCAGGCTATCCTGATCAAGGAGGCGCACAACAACCGCAATTTTTTACGCCTGGTCTGGGTGGTGCGGACGCTCAACAACCCGCTGTATACGGGTCTCAGCAAGCTCCGTACGGTGGGGCACCTCAACAGCCAGCATATGGGCAACCACCTGCATACGGTCAACAACCTGTCGAGCAGATCTCGAACCAATTTCAACAGATGAACATGGGTCAGAAAGGAGGGGCAGCGTACGGAGCGGACCAGAAACAACTTCATCAGATCCAAACCGTCAACCTTATTGGTATGCAACCCGACGTTTCCGCCCTGgactctcctccaccaccataTTTACTTCCCCCGAATGCAGCGGTCACATCTTCCCCTCACATTCAGCCCCACCCATCTTACCAGCGATGTACCCTGACGTCCATGCCCACGACCCAATCCCTCCTCAACAAGTCCAAGCTCCCCTTGGCGCTCGTCATGGCACCTCACAGATCGTACCGCGAGTCAGACGGTGACGAGCCTGTTCCTGTGGTAGAAGATGCGGTCATCGCACGATGTAGACGATGTAGGGCGTACATCAACCCTTTCGTCACTTTCATCGAGGGCGGAAACAGGTGGAAGTGCTGCATGTGTGGTTTGAGTAATGAGGTCCCTCAGCTCTTCGACTGGGATCAGCGAGAAGGGAAGCCAGCAGATCGATgggcgaggaaggagttAAATCATGGCGTGGTGGAGTACATTGCTCCAACAGAATATATGGTTCGACCTCCACAGCCGCCGGTGTACGCTTTCGTCATCGACGTCAGTCAGCCCGCGATCCAATCGGGTATGGTGGCAGTCGCGGCGAGGACGATTTTGGAAAGCCTGGACAATATCCCCAACGCAGACAACAGAACCAAAATCACCATCATAGCCGTTTCTACCAGTCTTCACTTCTTTTCTCTGCCCGCCGGAGCGACCGAAGCGACCATGCTCGTTGTTTCCGACCTGTCCGACGTCTTCTTGCCCAAACCTGTCGATTTGCTCGTCAACCTCACCGAGTCTCGTCCAGCAATCGAATCGCTTCTGGGTCGACTCAGTGACATGTTCCAAGATTCGCACGTTGTCGGCAACGCTCTTGGTTCAGGTCTCCAAGCGGCTCATCAACTCATCAGCAAGATTGGAGGAAAGATTGTGTGTCTCACTGCGAGCTTGCCAACGATGGGCGAGGGAGCGTTGAAGGCTCGAGACGATCCCAAACTCCTTGGTACTAGCAAGGAGAGCTCTCTTCTCAACGCGGGTTCAAGCTTCTACAAGACCTTCGCCATCGAATGTTCGAAGCAGCAAGTCGCTGTGGATATGTTCCTCTTTTCAACCACCTACACCGATGTAGCGACACTTTCATGCTTGCCGAGATACACCGCCGGCCAAACTTATCTTTATCCAGGATTCAATGCCAGTCGATCAGAGGATGCTATCAAATTCGCGACCGAGTTCGGAAAGGTTTTGGCGATGCCTATGGGTTTGGAAGCGGTAATCCGAGTTCGTGCGACAAGAGGCATTCGAATGTCCGCTTTCCACGGGAATTTCTTTATTCGATCAACagatcttcttgctcttccagTCGTGCCGATGGATCAGAACTACGTCATCGAATTACAACTGGAGGACGATATCAAGGGATCGTTCGTGGTCTTACAGACGGCCGTCCTTCACACCACTTGCTATGGCGAGAGACGTATCCGCGTCGTCACCCAAGCGATGCCCACGACAGACTCGATCGCAGAACTCTATGCTTCTGCCGATCAGGTCGCCATCGCGACCTATCTCACCAACAAGGGTGTCGAGCGATCAATGAGTCACCATCTCGACGACGCGAGGAATTTGATCACCAACAGGTTGGGGGAAATGCTGAGTGTGTACAAGAACCAAGTCACCTCGGCCGCTGGCGCGTCCGCCCAGCTCGCTGTCCCTGACAACCTCAAGCTGTTGCCTTTGCTCTGTTGCGGTTTGGTCAAGCATGTCGGCCTTCGAGAAGGTTCTTCGATCCCTCCGGATCTCCGGTCGTATGCACAATGCCTTCTCACTACTCTTCCTTGTCAATCACTGGTCCCCTACATACACCCCCGTTTCTACTCTCTGCACAACATGCCAGCGGAAGCAGGTAATATGGGTGAGCATGGCGTCACACTTCCTCCAGCACTGAACCTCACTTCGGAGCGATTGGAACGACATGGTCTTTTCTTGATCGAGGACGGACAAaacatcttcctctgggTGGGCCACGAGGCTGTACCTCGACTTATACAAGATGTCTTCGACCTTCCATCATACGGAGAATTGACAGGCGGGAAATACACCTTACCAGTTCTGGACAACCCGTTCTCTCAGAGGGTCAACAACATAGtggcgaagacgagagagatgagaagaggtgtTTACCGACCTCATTTGTATGTTGTGAAGAGCGATGCGGAACCAGCTTTGAGAAGCTGGGCATTGAGTCTGTTGATCGAGGATAGGATGGATCACATGAGCAGTTATGCTCAATATTTGACGACGGTGAAGAACAAGGTGGGTCAAGGTGTTCTGTCATGA
- a CDS encoding threonine-tRNA ligase produces MSTAPHPVSSTSEPAPPAEGLQPVTPGASATTVKPEGAKNQQGKDKKVKEKKDKKAGGGGGGGPLELSPPPEFFAERIKIYDEYKAKYDEWVAEQPRDTITITFPDGKKVEGTAWETTPLQLARDISTSLADRVIIAKVNGQELWDLTRPLEASCTLSLLDFDSPDNNYEAKQVFWHSSAHVLGEACERRYDGCCLGYGPPLEEGGFFYDMSLAEGRTINQEDYKAIEDVAKIAVKEKQPFERLELPKAVLLEMFKYNKYKQHYINDKVPDGTSSTVYRCGPLIDLCLGPHVPHTGRIKSLAVTKNSSSYFLGDAKNDTFQRVYGMSFPDAAQMKDYKKYLEEAAKRDHRKIGKEQELWFFNELSPGSSFLMPMGMRIYNTLVEYIKGEYFKRGFTEVGTPNMFNSKLWKQSGHWENYAEDMFQLKVDEEQFALKPMNCPGHCLVFDARERSYKELPLRFAEFGILHRNEASGALSGLSRVRRFVQDDAHIFCTPEQVGAELYSAFEFLDAVYKPFGFTYKVGLSTRNPKKWIGDLAIWNNAEATLREVLEKKAPGNWHVNEEDAAFYGPKLDFQLTDALQRKWQCGTIQLDFNLPERFNLKYHSAEQVTGADKEAGSQFARPVMIHRAILGSIERFVAIVTEQCGGKWPFWLSPRQVVVIPVAKPFVEYAEKVAKTFTDAGLFAETDISDNTLNKKIRNAQTAQWNFIMVVGQDELDAQAVNIRNRDDEVQGRDETIQLDEAVKKLLHLKQTKAAVSKLN; encoded by the exons ATGTCGACCGCTCCTCATCCCGTTTCATCTACTTCGGAACCTGCTCCCCCCGCCGAAGGCCTTCAGCCCGTCACCCCCGGAGCTAGCGCCACCACCGTCAAGCCCGAGGGTGCGAAGAACCAACAGggaaaggacaagaaggtgaaagagaagaaggacaagaaagcaggaggtggcggaggtggtggacCTCTTGAGCTGTCTCCCCCTCCAGAGTTCTTTGCCGAGAGAATCAAGATCTATGATGAGTACAAGGCTAAATACGACGAATGGGTCGCTG AGCAACCCCGTGACACTATCACCATCACATTCCCTGACggcaagaaggtcgagggtACTGCTTGGGAGACTACCCCGCTGCAATTAGCTCGTGACATCTCTACATCGCTCGCCGACCGAGTCATCATTGCCAAAGTGAACGGTCAAGAGCTTTGGGATCTCACAAGACCCTTGGAAGCGTCATGtaccctttctctcctggACTTCGACTCTCCCGACAACAATTACGAGGCGAAGCAGGTATTCTGGCACTCGTCTGCTCACGTTCTCGGTGAAGCTTGTGAGAGGAGATATGACGGATGTTGTCTTGGTTATGGACCACCcttggaggaaggaggttTCTTCTATGATATGAGTCTGGCGGAGGGCAGGACTATCAACCAGGAGGATTACAAGGCCATTGAGGATGTTGCAAAGATTGCTgtcaaggagaagcagcCATTCGAGAGATTAGAATTGCCCAAGGCGGTGTTGTTGGAGATGTTTAAG TACAACAAGTACAAGCAGCATTACATCAACGACAAGGTCCCTGACGGTACTTCCTCGACGGTCTACCGATGTGGCcctctcatcgatctttgTCTCGGTCCCCACGTCCCTCACACTGGCCGAATCAAGTCTCTTGCTGTAACTAAG AATTCCTCTTCATACTTCTTGGGTGACGCCAAGAACGATACCTTCCAACGAGTGTATGGAATGTCCTTCCCCGACGCCGCACAGATGAAGGACTACAAGAAGTACCTTGAGGAGGCGGCTAAGCGAGATCACCGAAAGATTGGAAAGGAGCAAGAGCTTTGGTTCTTCAACGAATTGAGTCCTGGAAGTTCCTTCCTCATGCCTATGGGTATGAGAATCTACAACACATTGGTCGAGTACATAAAG GGCGAATACTTCAAGCGTGGCTTCacggaag TTGGTACTCCCAATATGTTCAACTCCAAGCTGTGGAAGCAATCCGGTCACTGGGAGAATTACGCCGAGGACATGTTCCAACTtaaggtcgacgaggaacAATTCGCTCTCAAGCCCATGAACTGCCCGGGTCATTGCCTTGTTTTTGACGCACGAGAAAGAAGTTATAAGGAGTTACCTCTCCGTTTCGCTGAGTTTGGTATCCTGCACCGTAACGAAGCCAGCGGTGCCCTGTCAGGTCTCTCACGAGTCAGGCGATTCGTGcaggatgatg CCCATATCTTCTGTACCCCAGAACAAGTCGGTGCCGAACTTTACTCCGCGTTCGAGTTCCTCGATGCTGTCTACAAGCCTTTCGGATTCACCTACAAAGTTGGTCTGTCTACAAGAAATCCGAAGAAGTGGATTGGTGACTTGGCGATTTGGAACAACGCCGAGGCGACATTGAGAGAAgtcttggagaagaaggcgcCCGGTAACTGGCATGtcaacgaggaggatgcCGCTTTCTACGGTCCCAAG CTTGATTTCCAGTTGACCGATGCGCTGCAAAGAAAATGGCAGTGCGGTACTATCCAA cttgacttCAATCTTCCGGAACGATTCAACCTCAAGTACCATTCTGCAGAGCAAGTCACCGGCGCCGACAAGGAAGCTGGCTCCCAATTTGCTCGGCCTGTCATGATTCACCGAGCTATTCTCGGTAGTATCGAACGATTCGTTGCTATCGTCACCGAGCAATGTGGTGGGAAATG GCCATTCTGGCTCTCCCCTCGTCAGGTTGTTGTTATCCCTGTCGCCAAGCCTTTCGTCGAGTACGCCGAGAAGGTGGCGAAGACCTTCACCGATGCTGGCCTGTTCGCCGAGACCGACATCAGCGACAACACCTTGAACAAGAAGATCCGAAATGCTCAGACTGCTCAATGGAACTTCATCATGG TCGTTGGCCAAGACGAGCTCGATGCGCAAGCAGTCAACATCCGAAACAGAGACGACGAAGTGCagggacgagatgagaccATTCAGCTTGACGAGGCTGTCAAGAAGTTGCTCCATCTCAAGCAGACCAAGGCTGCTGTCAGCAAGCTGAACTAG